The DNA window AGGGGCTCTATCGAGCCTTGGGCTCCTGCAAGGTTGGTTCCTGAAATACAGAGCTGCTTGAAATGTTTGGAGCAGTGTGCTGACAGCTTTCTCTTGTGCAGATTTTGGTTTGAGTAAGGAGGCCATAGACCACGAGAAGAAAGCCTACTCCTTCTGTGGGACCGTGGAGTACATGGCTCCGGAGGTGGTCAATCGCCAGGGCCACTCGCACAGTGCTGACTGGTGGTCCTACGGGGTCCTCATGGTGGGTaccctgcccaggagggcaatgccagctgcccctgccctggaacaccagacacagctctgtgtgtcctGCTGACCGGGGGGGCTCCCTACACCCGCAAAGAGCCCTTAGGGGCTGTCCAGGCCTCCAGCCAGGAGCGCTGGTCCCTCGAGGCTGCTGTGCCgggggtgctgggctgtgagggggctgggggtgtgtgggATGCATGGGGTTCTCTGTGGGGTGTGTGTGGGGTCCGTGGGGGTGTCCATGTCCACCCCAGCACCGGGCCCGTGCTGTCAGTGCAGATCTGGTGCCACcatctggcagctgctggatcccagggctctggcaggagcaggcactggCCTAGACACATTTCCAGGCAAACCCTGAGAGCCAAGCTGCTGGGAACTCGCCATGCCTGTGAGCTCTGTAAGAGCCAGGCTTGGGACCCCTCACAAGCAGGAAGGGGCAGTGGGACCTGTGCAACCCTGAGCCTTGTTCAGATATGATCCCcctcttctctttccctcccagtttgaAATGCTTACGGGGGCACTGCCCTTCCAGGGGAAGGACCGTAAGGAGACAATGACCCTCATCCTCAAGTAAGAGTTTCTCCCTCCTGTCTGCACAGTAGGGGTGTTGCAGTTGGGGGCTCTTGAAATTCTGTGGCATTATTTGGCAAGTGGTGCCATATCAGCCATCCGTTTAAAGGGTGCAGTGTAAATGCCAGAGAGATGATTGTGCTTTTTGGGGGTGGAGGTGCTGCAGATGCCTTGTGGGTTTTCTTCAAACCTGCAGCTGATTGCATAACTTCCTCCCCAGAGCGAAACTGGGCATGCCACAGTTCCTGAGCACTGAGGCTCAGAGTCTCCTGCGAGCCCTTTTCAAAAGGAATCCAGCCAACAGATTAGGTaagaccatttttttttttggtttctgaGGTTCTCAGTgacacctggctgtgctgcctccctggctgtccccttgGCTTTGTTGGAGGTTCAGTACAACATGACCCGTGGTGGCTCTTGCAGGGTCTGGGCCAGATGGGGCAGAGGAGATCAAGCGCCACCCTTTCTATTCCACCATCGACTGGAACGTGAGTATCAGAAAGAGCAAATTTCAGCACCACTCAGCACCAGCAACACAGTTCTGGCAGCAGGAATAGCACAGTCCTGATGCTTGGCCAGCTATGAGAGAGCCaccagcccctgtccccatccatTCCAAAAACGCTtcccaaaaccaaaattctCTGTCTCATGCGTGGGCTgcctgtcacctccctgagctGTAGCAAAATGCTAAGACACAGAGTTTCACAAAAGCTCTTCCTGGCCCTCATTCCTCACCAGCCTTTGCACCCTTTGGGAGAAGATGCCTGTGGGAGCACTTCCAAGCTGTTTTTGCAgctgttttttgggttttgtgtgttttgcagAAGCTGTACCGCAGGGAAATCAAACCCCCTTTCAAGCCTGCGGTGGGCCAGCCAGATGACACCTTTTATTTTGACACAGAGTTCACGTCACGGACACCAAAAGGTTTGTATGACTTGAGGCAAAGCCCAGCTTTCCGGTGGGATGTCACTCTGTGACTTCACACCAGGGAGTATCCGGCACCAGCAGGATAAGGTTTCTGcacagggaaggtttaggttggatatcaggaataTTTCTTCTCCCAAAAGGGTTGTcagtccctggcacaggctgcccagggcagcggtggagtcaccatctctgcAGGGGTTTAAAAGTCATGtgaatgtggcacttggggacattggcagtgctgggggaattgTTGGACTTGCtgatcttagagggcttttccaagcTGGACAATTCCATGACTCTCTGTGGTATGTTAGGGGTAAACTAAGTGCTGCTGGTGTGGATCCTGTCTGAAATACATTACAGTAGCTCCTGGGAGCAAGGGGGAGGCTTCTGCTCCTCAGGCCCTTCTCGAGCTGTCTCTCAACTCCTGCTGCAGATTCCCCGGGTGTGCCCCCGAGTGCAGGGGCCCATCAGCTCTTCCGAGGCTTCAGTTTCGTGGCAACCGGCTTAATGGAGGATGGCAAAGtccaccctccccagcctgccctgcatTCAGTTGTGCAGGTAAGGAGTGGGGACAGAGGAACAGCTCTTTGGAGGtgcagggatgctccaggtCTGCAGGACCTCTGCACCATCTGGAGCCTGAGGCAGTTCTCTTCGGAATTCTCGCCTCCTGTTCTTTCATCACCACTGACTGTCACATTGTGCACAGGCTGtcagggcagtgtggggctgtggctttcctgtcccaggtggatctgtgctggcagggagtCTGTAATTCCCATGGGTTGGGCAACCAAAGGCAAAGGCACCATGCTTGGTGCAGGCAGCGTTGGCCCACTGACCTATACCTGCCTTGTTCTCCTCTCCTCCCGCTCCCCGCcgggaggagaagctgtgggaTGTAGCAGACAGTCTGACagctctctctgtgctgcagttaACTCATCATGTTGCACAAACCCTTCCCTGAACCTGTCCTTcatgctctggcagcagctgcacggCAAGAACGTCCAGTTCAGCGATGGGTACGTGGTGAAGGAGGCCATCGGCGTCGGCTCCTACTCCGTCTGCAAACGCTGCATCCACAAGGCCACCAACATGGAGTACGCAGTCAAGGTCCGGGACCTGCCCTCCCAACTGAGCTCCCCTGTTACATCTTTGCCCAGAGcacctgtggctgccccatccctggaagtgtccaaggccaggttggatggggcttggagcaacctgggatagtggaaggtgttcctgcccctggcagaggGTGGAACAGGATGAGCTTTAGGCTCATCTAGGATGTAAAAGAcagtttctgtgctgctctgcaggtaTCTGTACTTCCCTAGGAATAGCAGGGAAGCAGTGTCCTCCTCCCTCAGAGGGGGGAGAGCATCCCATCTTCCTGTGCAAAGCTGTGGCTACATCAGGTGTTAACAAAAGACATAAAATTTTGTGGGCTGGGGAGACAGAACTGATGAAGCAAATTAAGTATTTCTAGAGCTAAAGAGATGAGGGGACAGAGTGGATACggcacaggagctctgcagggctccaaaCTCAGCTCATGTGTTTTGTCCTGGCCCCTTCCCCATccatggtggctgcagtgtgtcCCTACTCTTGCAGGTGATTGACAAAAGCAAGCGAGACCCTTCTGAGGAGATTGAGATCCTGCTGCGATACGGGCAGCACCCAAACATCATCACCCTGAAAGATGTGAGTGTGGCTTGAGAGACTTCCCCGTGCTTTGGTTCAGGAAGttcaggctggcaggggcagagttcagccccagcaggggcAGCCCAGCGACCCAGCTCCACGTGTTGCTGTTTCTCTGGCAGGAGAAGGCTCttcccagagggtgctggcactgcccaggctcacCAGGGAAGGGCATGGCCCTGAgactgccagagctccaggagcttttggacagcactgccagggatacccagggtgggattgtcggggtgtctgggcagggccaggagctggatcagTGACCACCGTGAGTCCCTTCCAGACtgggatattccatgattctgggGTGAGGAAGCATCCCCAGAGCCACCTCAGTTGATCCCTGTCTGCTCCTTGGCAATGGGAGTACAAAAGGGAAGCTGTGGAAGCACATTTTGGTTACCCCACCCATGTTTTCTTTGGCAGGTGTACGATGATGGGAAGTACGTGTACCTGGTGACTGAGCTCATGAGGGGAGGGGAGCTGCTGGATAAAATCCTCAGACAGAAATTTTTCTCGGAGAGAGAAGCCAGTTCAGTCCTGCACATGATCTGTAAAACAGTGGAGTATCTGCATTCCCAAGGGGTGAGTGTGGTCACGACTGTTTTCCTGGAAGCTCCCTGGCATTACACTGTGCTCCCTCTCCTCCAGGGAGTAACTCTGCCCATCACGACAATTATTTCatgtttatttcttctttgcCCTCTTGGCAAAGCAGATGTGGGGCCAGAGCAGGGCATGAGTGACCTCAGGCAGCTTTCAGACCTTTATCTACATGGGGTACAAGCACAGCCCTTTCTTGGCTCCACAGGTGGTTCACAGGGACCTGAAGCCCAGCAATATCCTCTACGTGGATAAATCAGGGAACCCCGAGAGCATCCGAATTTGTGACTTTGGCTTTGCcaagcagctcagggctgagaACGGGCTCCTCATGACCCCCTGTTACACAGCAAACTTCGTGGCACCCGAGGTGAGCACCTTACTGACCTGAGACCCTCCAGCAGTCCCCTTGTCCCTTCCCTAACCTGTGCTCCCACTTGGCACAGTGGATCTGCCCTGTTCCCATCTCCATCCCGCCCTGGAAGAGGCAATTACAGAAATACCACTTGTAGTAAAGAATCTATTTTGAATCCTAGTATTTTAGTCCCAGACTTTGCTGttctgtccagctctggaagcTTTGCATATGGACTGCATCCAGGTCAAGCCCCTCTTCTGAAATTAGATCAATGACAGGAACCAAacacacttttttccccttgcttgTTGTGTTCAGGTCCTGAAACGCCAAGGCTACGATGAGGGCTGTGACATCTGGAGCCTGGGGGTCCTGCTGTACACGATGCTGGCAGGGTAAGGCAGTGGCTGGGGCTTtgacccctgtccccagagtgctctgtggggacagctgcatctctcctcctgcctgggtCAGTAAATCCAGggctctctcctctctccccagctgCACTCCCTTTGCAAATGGTCCCAGTGACACTCCAGAAGAGATCCTGACACGGATAGGAGGGGGGAAGTTCTCCATCAGTGGGGGCAATTGGGACACTATTTCTGACATGGCCAAGGTAGGGTTTGATATTTGTTGGGGTTGCTGTGAGGCAAATACAGAGCAGGTTGGGGAGGGAGCAcacaagagagagaagaaaaccagcactgcagcttctACCCTACACAAGTTCCTCACAGCAGCTTTGtttcagctctggctgtggtATTTGCATGGAAAACCAACCTCGTGCTTGACCCATGTGGGGTTTGCTCTGTGTTCTACCCCCCAGGCCTGCCAAAAACATATTTCATACAAAAAGACATTGATGTCTGAGGACTTTAAACTTGGCCTCTGCATTTAAATCCTAATCTGGGGGCGTAcacaggtgggtttttttgcatttaaattatGAAATCTTCTAAAGTCTGACTTTCCAAATGATGCCTGTAGGATCTGGTATCAAAGATGCTCCACGTAGATCCTCACCAGCGTCTCACAGCCAAGCAGGTCCTGCAGCATCCTTGGATAACCCAGAAGGACAGTTTACCCCAGAGCCAGCTCAATCACCAGGACATTCAGCTTGTAAAGGTACAAAATCTGGAGTGGGAAAGCAGGAGGGAAGTTTGGAGAGGTGTGAGCCAGGGCAGACAATACAGACAAGCAAGGGGTTTTGGGAGGAAAGAAAGGGGAGATTCTTTAACAAAACAAGAAAGATGCTTCTGGCTTTGTTTGTGGATGTAGCTGCTCTGGTCCCCTGTCTTGTAAAGCCATGAGTCTGAAGTAGCTCTCCTGCACCTGAGTGACTCCTCTGTGCTCCTGTCCAGGGCGCCATGGCTGCCACGTACTCGGCGCTGAACAGCTCCAAGCCAAGCCCTCAGCTGAAGCCCATCGAATCCTCCATCCTGGCACAGAGGCGGGTGAAGAAGCTCCCCTCCACCACCCTGTGAGGCCCCACGGTGCAGGAACAGCCTGGATTTTGCACACCAGCAGAAAAGGGGAACAGGGGACGGGCAGGGTCTGCACAGGGGCTCCCCTGGGGACTTGCTCTCAAGAGGCCAAGTGCCTTCCTGCTCCTGAAAGACTGGCTTCTCCTCATGTGGACTGATCTTTGCTGAGAGAACTTCACTGTAAAACTTTTTTGACGTGTAAATTGTCGATTTATAAAGAAATCCATCTGTGTATATGAGAACTAGAATGTATAACTGATGTCAAGTGGCACTAAAAAGCAGCTCTGATTCACCCTTCCCTGTGTAGGACCAGGTATTTGTTGTTGCTGCAGCATTTCTTGGAACTGATCCtctccagctccacagcagctggAAGACCGTGCCACACTTGGGGTTTAGGCTTTGAGGCTTTTCCTCACTCAAACCTTTGGATACATTTCccaaagccagccctgcagcctcccagccagcagcacttgTGTCCACAAAGGACCTCCCTCCCCTCCAAGTCCTGTGTGTATGTTCCATGTAAGGTGGATTTTGCAGCCTctgtttctccctctctcccatgctcccccagcccagccagcagctcagatCTCTGAACAAAACACACCACGTTTTTTCCAAGCCCTCCTGCAGATGCTCAGCAGGCCAGGACACCTCCTAGATTTGGCtcattccttccctctgctctcctaTCTCCATGCTCTCCCATCACTGCAGAGTTTATCACCTGTGCAGGGGGGGTGATGACAGAACCTCATCGCTGGCAAGCCTttgggctggctctggctgctgcttttaCCATTTGGGGTTTTCCTTCCCCTCAGTAGGAACCTCTGAACCAAACcaccctttattttttaatttaacttcGTTCTCCAGCCGGTGACTCAGGGTTTCTTTCTGACTCGTACAATAAACGTCATTCAGGGGCCGTCCTGTGACTGACTGTGAGCTGCAGAACCAGCGACCCCCGGTGTTTCCCGGGCATTTCCCGCCCTTCCCAGGTTGTTCCTCCGTGCTATGCAGGGGGGACAGTGCTCCTTGTCTGCCTTCTGGAAAAGCTGCAAAGCTTTTGATCAGGCCCTGAAAACCAGCAGTGCCGCTTAGGGCAGCCTCTCGTGCTACTTTCTCTCAGTGGGAGGTGACCAGAACCAGTCCTGAAATGAGGCAAGAACCAACAGGAATGGGGAATTTCTTACTCTCAGGGCACTTCTGTGCTTATAGAAACCAACACTGGAGACAAACCATGCTAGAAAGAAATACCCACCCCAGTCTGACCTGCAAGGAACTGCCAGAGCTCCATGGTTCCGTGGTGGCAGtttctgggagcagcaggattgCTACAAGGGCTGCAAACAGAGCTCAAGGATATGACTGAAGCCAGCAAAGGTTCTCATGTGAATTTCTGCTACTTTTAGCTGATCATGTCACAAGAGAGGAAACTTGCTTTTTTGTTCAGTCCCAGTTGGCTCTAAAATAGAGAAttccataaaaataattatgtgaGATGCACAGTGCTCTTCTCCTGTACCCTCATCCAAGCAAGTCCTGTGAGCAGCCAGTGAGAAGCTGAAATAGTCACAATTTCTTTCTGCCTGTATTCCAAGTGCAGCCTGAGTGTCCAGCGCTTCTGAGAGGAGGAGGCCAGCTCCAGTCCACAGTGGATCTTCTTACTGGTATTGCCACCAAccccagcagagagggattTAATGTTTTGCTgagatttggggagggggacactCCAtcacccaaaattccttccttaAAAATACTTGTGGCATGACGTTCCCTACAACTCCACAGTGACTCTTGTGCCAGTGCTGTGCACATGGTAGGTACCTGCAACCAATACAATAATCACATTTTTCTGGAGCTGGGCTCAGTCCCTTTGGGTGTTGCAGGAACCTCCACAGATTTTCAGAATATTTCCTACATTATGTTTCGAGAGAAGGTCTGGGGTGGTGGATGGGTTGGATGCCAACCCACCATGGGTGGGTGGGGATCAGTGCTCTTAAACCCTGGGGTTTAGGGGGTCTTAAACCAAGTACTTGTCCTGGTTTGGGGGATAATTGGTTATTTGTATGAAATTGCAAATGTTTTCAAATATCAGTCAGGAAAAACATTACAGCCCTTGC is part of the Haemorhous mexicanus isolate bHaeMex1 chromosome 27, bHaeMex1.pri, whole genome shotgun sequence genome and encodes:
- the RPS6KA1 gene encoding ribosomal protein S6 kinase alpha-1 isoform X2, with product MPLAQLAEPWPDMELVHLDTENGQPAPEEGGNPPSQAKSDITWIEKDLVDSADKGEGVVQEINITHHVKEGSEKADPSQFELLKVLGQGSFGKVFLVRKITPPDSNHLYAMKVLKKATLKVRDRLRTKIERDILADVNHPFVVKLHYAFQTEGKLYLILDFLRGGDLFTRLSKEVMFTEEDVKFYLAELALGLDHLHSLGIIYRDLKPENILLDEEGHIKLTDFGLSKEAIDHEKKAYSFCGTVEYMAPEVVNRQGHSHSADWWSYGVLMFEMLTGALPFQGKDRKETMTLILKAKLGMPQFLSTEAQSLLRALFKRNPANRLGSGPDGAEEIKRHPFYSTIDWNKLYRREIKPPFKPAVGQPDDTFYFDTEFTSRTPKDSPGVPPSAGAHQLFRGFSFVATGLMEDGKVHPPQPALHSVVQLHGKNVQFSDGYVVKEAIGVGSYSVCKRCIHKATNMEYAVKVIDKSKRDPSEEIEILLRYGQHPNIITLKDVYDDGKYVYLVTELMRGGELLDKILRQKFFSEREASSVLHMICKTVEYLHSQGVVHRDLKPSNILYVDKSGNPESIRICDFGFAKQLRAENGLLMTPCYTANFVAPEVLKRQGYDEGCDIWSLGVLLYTMLAGCTPFANGPSDTPEEILTRIGGGKFSISGGNWDTISDMAKDLVSKMLHVDPHQRLTAKQVLQHPWITQKDSLPQSQLNHQDIQLVKGAMAATYSALNSSKPSPQLKPIESSILAQRRVKKLPSTTL
- the RPS6KA1 gene encoding ribosomal protein S6 kinase alpha-1 isoform X1 yields the protein MPLAQLAEPWPDMELVHLDTENGQPAPEEGGNPPSQAKSDITWIEKDLVDSADKGEGVVQEINITHHVKEGSEKADPSQFELLKVLGQGSFGKVFLVRKITPPDSNHLYAMKVLKKATLKVRDRLRTKIERDILADVNHPFVVKLHYAFQTEGKLYLILDFLRGGDLFTRLSKEVMFTEEDVKFYLAELALGLDHLHSLGIIYRDLKPENILLDEEGHIKLTDFGLSKEAIDHEKKAYSFCGTVEYMAPEVVNRQGHSHSADWWSYGVLMFEMLTGALPFQGKDRKETMTLILKAKLGMPQFLSTEAQSLLRALFKRNPANRLGSGPDGAEEIKRHPFYSTIDWNKLYRREIKPPFKPAVGQPDDTFYFDTEFTSRTPKDSPGVPPSAGAHQLFRGFSFVATGLMEDGKVHPPQPALHSVVQQLHGKNVQFSDGYVVKEAIGVGSYSVCKRCIHKATNMEYAVKVIDKSKRDPSEEIEILLRYGQHPNIITLKDVYDDGKYVYLVTELMRGGELLDKILRQKFFSEREASSVLHMICKTVEYLHSQGVVHRDLKPSNILYVDKSGNPESIRICDFGFAKQLRAENGLLMTPCYTANFVAPEVLKRQGYDEGCDIWSLGVLLYTMLAGCTPFANGPSDTPEEILTRIGGGKFSISGGNWDTISDMAKDLVSKMLHVDPHQRLTAKQVLQHPWITQKDSLPQSQLNHQDIQLVKGAMAATYSALNSSKPSPQLKPIESSILAQRRVKKLPSTTL
- the RPS6KA1 gene encoding ribosomal protein S6 kinase alpha-1 isoform X4 — protein: MPLAQLAEPWPDMELVHLDTEAKSDITWIEKDLVDSADKGEGVVQEINITHHVKEGSEKADPSQFELLKVLGQGSFGKVFLVRKITPPDSNHLYAMKVLKKATLKVRDRLRTKIERDILADVNHPFVVKLHYAFQTEGKLYLILDFLRGGDLFTRLSKEVMFTEEDVKFYLAELALGLDHLHSLGIIYRDLKPENILLDEEGHIKLTDFGLSKEAIDHEKKAYSFCGTVEYMAPEVVNRQGHSHSADWWSYGVLMFEMLTGALPFQGKDRKETMTLILKAKLGMPQFLSTEAQSLLRALFKRNPANRLGSGPDGAEEIKRHPFYSTIDWNKLYRREIKPPFKPAVGQPDDTFYFDTEFTSRTPKDSPGVPPSAGAHQLFRGFSFVATGLMEDGKVHPPQPALHSVVQQLHGKNVQFSDGYVVKEAIGVGSYSVCKRCIHKATNMEYAVKVIDKSKRDPSEEIEILLRYGQHPNIITLKDVYDDGKYVYLVTELMRGGELLDKILRQKFFSEREASSVLHMICKTVEYLHSQGVVHRDLKPSNILYVDKSGNPESIRICDFGFAKQLRAENGLLMTPCYTANFVAPEVLKRQGYDEGCDIWSLGVLLYTMLAGCTPFANGPSDTPEEILTRIGGGKFSISGGNWDTISDMAKDLVSKMLHVDPHQRLTAKQVLQHPWITQKDSLPQSQLNHQDIQLVKGAMAATYSALNSSKPSPQLKPIESSILAQRRVKKLPSTTL
- the RPS6KA1 gene encoding ribosomal protein S6 kinase alpha-1 isoform X5: MLRLLFRSKPRIQEASSDITWIEKDLVDSADKGEGVVQEINITHHVKEGSEKADPSQFELLKVLGQGSFGKVFLVRKITPPDSNHLYAMKVLKKATLKVRDRLRTKIERDILADVNHPFVVKLHYAFQTEGKLYLILDFLRGGDLFTRLSKEVMFTEEDVKFYLAELALGLDHLHSLGIIYRDLKPENILLDEEGHIKLTDFGLSKEAIDHEKKAYSFCGTVEYMAPEVVNRQGHSHSADWWSYGVLMFEMLTGALPFQGKDRKETMTLILKAKLGMPQFLSTEAQSLLRALFKRNPANRLGSGPDGAEEIKRHPFYSTIDWNKLYRREIKPPFKPAVGQPDDTFYFDTEFTSRTPKDSPGVPPSAGAHQLFRGFSFVATGLMEDGKVHPPQPALHSVVQQLHGKNVQFSDGYVVKEAIGVGSYSVCKRCIHKATNMEYAVKVIDKSKRDPSEEIEILLRYGQHPNIITLKDVYDDGKYVYLVTELMRGGELLDKILRQKFFSEREASSVLHMICKTVEYLHSQGVVHRDLKPSNILYVDKSGNPESIRICDFGFAKQLRAENGLLMTPCYTANFVAPEVLKRQGYDEGCDIWSLGVLLYTMLAGCTPFANGPSDTPEEILTRIGGGKFSISGGNWDTISDMAKDLVSKMLHVDPHQRLTAKQVLQHPWITQKDSLPQSQLNHQDIQLVKGAMAATYSALNSSKPSPQLKPIESSILAQRRVKKLPSTTL
- the RPS6KA1 gene encoding ribosomal protein S6 kinase alpha-1 isoform X3; translated protein: MERDPKFPRVWAFLMLWLHRKQRAKPCSLQLPAPSQLASPGEGVVQEINITHHVKEGSEKADPSQFELLKVLGQGSFGKVFLVRKITPPDSNHLYAMKVLKKATLKVRDRLRTKIERDILADVNHPFVVKLHYAFQTEGKLYLILDFLRGGDLFTRLSKEVMFTEEDVKFYLAELALGLDHLHSLGIIYRDLKPENILLDEEGHIKLTDFGLSKEAIDHEKKAYSFCGTVEYMAPEVVNRQGHSHSADWWSYGVLMFEMLTGALPFQGKDRKETMTLILKAKLGMPQFLSTEAQSLLRALFKRNPANRLGSGPDGAEEIKRHPFYSTIDWNKLYRREIKPPFKPAVGQPDDTFYFDTEFTSRTPKDSPGVPPSAGAHQLFRGFSFVATGLMEDGKVHPPQPALHSVVQQLHGKNVQFSDGYVVKEAIGVGSYSVCKRCIHKATNMEYAVKVIDKSKRDPSEEIEILLRYGQHPNIITLKDVYDDGKYVYLVTELMRGGELLDKILRQKFFSEREASSVLHMICKTVEYLHSQGVVHRDLKPSNILYVDKSGNPESIRICDFGFAKQLRAENGLLMTPCYTANFVAPEVLKRQGYDEGCDIWSLGVLLYTMLAGCTPFANGPSDTPEEILTRIGGGKFSISGGNWDTISDMAKDLVSKMLHVDPHQRLTAKQVLQHPWITQKDSLPQSQLNHQDIQLVKGAMAATYSALNSSKPSPQLKPIESSILAQRRVKKLPSTTL